The sequence below is a genomic window from Spiroplasma gladiatoris.
TAAAAGCTTATTTCTAACCATATACATAAACACAATTGAAGGACTTCGATTTATTCCTCAAACACAATGTACATAAATTACTTTATTATTAATATTATTTTCGATAGTTTTTAAAGCATCATCCACTAAATCAATATCAATGTCTTCATATATTGGAAAATCCTCAAAATTATAGTATTTAATGTCATTTTTTGCATCAAAACTAACTTGTAAGTTAGAGTTTTTA
It includes:
- a CDS encoding dual specificity protein phosphatase family protein, whose amino-acid sequence is MRKIMNNLFLGDKKSAPKETQLRISCAQEIFKKYIKNSNLQVSFDAKNDIKYYNFEDFPIYEDIDIDLVDDALKTIENNINNKVIYVHCVWGINRSPSIVFMYMVRNKLLNGNTYEECQSQFWKIYPYHRANPGWQEFLINQFPYNFKKN